A genomic region of Gammaproteobacteria bacterium contains the following coding sequences:
- a CDS encoding TonB-dependent receptor: protein MSRTDHSSSRLSIPLLFILLLESNNLFATDFTVTIKERGSGMFIDGATVVLDESDIYETSNKKGQTHFSEIDHPKKIKVLAAGYETRTGSVKSDEKSVTVYLSPVVLEGEGLEVTAERIVEKASKISLSKQELTQAPGSQGDPIKALVSLPGIVQAGEGSAEIYMRGSDRNENIIWVNNAPIGYLYHFGGMYSTINPMLIEDINLFLGGFPVEYGDALGGAIDVKLRAPKKDRTHYAFDISTIASSFLIEGPVGENSDDSFYIAARRSYIDLLLSPDKINELAGNNDEDDNKITLVPRFYDAQALYRHELDKGYLDYYFFAAQDKMAFDMKSAEKTDPQFAGELSNSIEYQTAGITWQQTINSRWDQITTLAYYRDKDVTRLGRDDSGKPFYIDVKTSSLSLRPHLNWQFKKDQKLSFGTELFYTDAPVDLYISRPPSEDDPDFDFTSQKKYRLEKTLIAKAFTPYIKYRKTWGEKFTSTLGLRYSDTTVSGGYSSRELSPRASLEYNLTPETLLTASWGRYTQMPDGASIIETFGNPRLDTTEAEHRILGIQHKINSLYSVKAEIYQKPMTNLVVSIDENDPPNNYANKGTGEAYGFDLFIKREARHGKMGWLSLSWAKSKRTNQLTGLTRDFSGDQPLTLTAVWGQPFGGSWKRWKWGIKAEVRSGKPYTEVINRYREIEGDDTSRWIAEYGKHNAVRTPTYYKVDLRIDREILFKESKIKLYIDLQNVTFSKNIIEYDYGNEYEKIDNPTKITGMPFFPFFGVEMEF from the coding sequence ATCCCTCTTCTTTTCATATTATTATTAGAGTCAAATAATCTATTCGCTACAGATTTCACCGTGACAATAAAAGAGCGCGGCAGCGGCATGTTCATTGATGGCGCAACGGTGGTGCTGGATGAGAGTGATATTTATGAAACCAGTAATAAAAAAGGCCAAACCCACTTTTCAGAGATTGACCACCCCAAAAAAATCAAAGTGCTCGCAGCAGGTTATGAAACCCGAACTGGGTCTGTCAAATCAGATGAAAAAAGTGTCACGGTCTACCTCTCTCCTGTTGTACTCGAAGGCGAAGGGCTGGAAGTCACCGCTGAACGCATTGTCGAAAAAGCTTCTAAAATCAGCCTGTCAAAGCAAGAGTTAACACAAGCCCCAGGCAGTCAGGGTGATCCGATCAAAGCTTTGGTATCGCTGCCAGGCATTGTTCAAGCAGGCGAAGGTTCTGCTGAGATATATATGCGTGGCAGTGACCGCAATGAAAATATTATTTGGGTAAATAACGCCCCCATTGGCTATCTTTATCACTTTGGCGGCATGTATTCGACAATCAACCCCATGCTGATTGAAGATATTAATCTTTTTTTAGGAGGCTTTCCCGTAGAGTATGGCGATGCATTGGGCGGAGCCATTGATGTAAAACTGCGAGCCCCCAAGAAAGATCGTACCCACTACGCTTTTGATATCTCCACCATTGCCTCTTCTTTTTTAATAGAAGGCCCAGTCGGTGAAAATAGTGATGACAGTTTTTATATTGCTGCGCGGCGCAGCTATATCGATCTGTTACTTTCACCCGACAAAATAAACGAACTCGCTGGAAATAATGATGAGGATGACAATAAAATCACACTCGTACCTCGATTTTATGATGCACAAGCGCTCTATCGCCATGAATTAGACAAAGGCTATCTCGATTACTATTTCTTCGCCGCCCAAGATAAAATGGCCTTTGACATGAAAAGTGCTGAAAAAACAGACCCACAATTTGCTGGCGAACTCAGTAACAGCATTGAATATCAAACAGCGGGCATCACCTGGCAACAAACCATTAATTCTCGTTGGGATCAGATCACCACACTGGCTTACTACCGAGACAAAGATGTCACTCGCTTAGGCCGTGATGATAGTGGCAAACCTTTTTATATCGACGTAAAAACTAGCAGCCTTTCATTAAGACCCCACTTAAACTGGCAATTCAAAAAAGATCAAAAATTGAGCTTTGGTACTGAACTGTTTTATACCGATGCTCCTGTGGATCTCTATATTTCGCGCCCCCCGTCAGAAGATGACCCTGACTTTGATTTTACTTCACAGAAAAAGTACCGCTTAGAAAAAACATTGATCGCCAAAGCATTTACGCCTTACATCAAATACAGAAAAACCTGGGGCGAAAAATTCACATCAACACTCGGTTTACGTTACAGCGACACCACTGTCAGTGGAGGTTATAGCAGCCGTGAGCTATCACCGCGTGCTTCCCTGGAATATAACCTGACACCTGAAACCTTGCTTACCGCCAGTTGGGGGCGTTACACACAAATGCCTGACGGAGCATCAATCATTGAAACCTTCGGTAATCCACGCCTTGATACCACTGAAGCCGAACATAGAATTCTCGGCATTCAACATAAAATCAACTCGCTTTATAGTGTAAAAGCAGAAATTTACCAAAAACCCATGACTAACCTGGTCGTCAGTATTGATGAAAATGATCCACCCAACAATTATGCCAACAAAGGTACGGGAGAAGCTTACGGCTTTGATCTTTTCATCAAACGCGAAGCACGTCACGGTAAAATGGGCTGGCTATCACTCTCATGGGCCAAGTCCAAACGCACCAATCAGTTAACCGGTTTGACTCGTGATTTTTCAGGCGACCAGCCACTCACACTAACTGCGGTTTGGGGGCAACCTTTTGGTGGCAGCTGGAAACGCTGGAAATGGGGTATAAAAGCTGAAGTCCGTTCAGGTAAGCCTTATACCGAAGTTATAAATCGTTATCGTGAAATTGAGGGGGATGATACCAGCCGATGGATTGCTGAATATGGCAAACATAATGCCGTGCGTACCCCGACTTACTATAAAGTTGATCTACGCATTGACCGTGAAATTCTGTTTAAAGAGTCTAAAATTAAACTCTATATTGACCTGCAAAATGTTACATTTTCTAAAAATATTATTGAATATGACTATGGTAATGAATATGAAAAAATCGACAATCCCACTAAAATTACCGGCATGC